Proteins encoded in a region of the Vicia villosa cultivar HV-30 ecotype Madison, WI linkage group LG5, Vvil1.0, whole genome shotgun sequence genome:
- the LOC131607127 gene encoding uncharacterized protein LOC131607127: MVDMSDMKDGALREIDMDESVFGIEFKSHITIDDLQEIFDQDQLGVSNMQSYIRLLYDRVLRGTALSNRFRFVSSAHCSGMEIVSDPESVRQRLVDRFMSTGNTECLHLWAYNTRPVGAHWLLLAINPIREVVYYLNSVKGEWTNYPAMKEIVDLSIQVFRSQRDAQVSRTKSNNITWIEVQCPIQRNSSDCGYFVLRFMKEIIQANQLEIPPTYLDEFRAAGYSKLKLEEIKEELCQFYIKQFFMQI; encoded by the exons atggttgatatgtccgatatgaaggatggtgctttacgggaaatcgatatggatgaaagtgtcttcggtattgagttcaagtcacatattacaattgacgacttgcaagagatttttgaccaggatcaactaggcgtcagtaatatgcaatcatacatccg gttgttgtatgacagagtgttgcgcgggactgcattgtctaacagattccggttcgtgtcttccgcccattgcagcggaatggaaattgtttcggatccggaatctgttagacagcgcttagtcgatagattcatgtccaccggcaatacagaatgtctgcatctttgggcgtataatacccgaccagtagg agcacactggttgctgcttgctatcaacccgataagggaagtcgtgtattatctgaattcggtaaagggtgaatggaccaattatccggccatgaaggaaatcgttgattt atcaatacaagtattccgtagtcaacgggacgcacaggtatcccggactaaatcaaacaacatcacctggatcgaagtgcag tgtccgatacagcgtaacagttcagactgcggatactttgtattgaggtttatgaaagaaatcattcaggcgaatcaattagagattcctcccacg taccttgacgaattccgtgctgctgggtactcgaagctaaagttagaagaaatcaaagaggaattgtgtcaattttatattaagcaatttttcatgcagatttga